The genomic DNA GATGTAAATGATTTAATATTTGGAGTAGAAAAGATAATAAAAACGATATTTTAATCAAAAAAACTACGCACAACACCGTATATAATTTATTGCTAGCTTCTCGCCTACTTAAGAAAGTCCTCGCGAACTTTATTGGTCGGTAATTATTTACTAAATTAGTTGCTCGAAATACGCAACAAATAATATACAAAAACGTTGCAATTTATTGTGAAATTTCAGTAAAAAACAAAGTTTTGAACAATCAATTTTGTCAATTATTTCAAGAAAAAAATCAAAAAAAAAGTATCAAAATATCAATAAATATTTTTAAAAATACTGATTCCTAAAACTTTGTGAATAAATTTTAAATCAAGAAAAATTAAAAGAAAAAAGAAAAGCACAAAAAATCAACAAAGATTTTAAAAAACTGACTCCTAAAACTTTGTGAATAAATTTTAAATCAAGAAAAATTAAAAGAAAAAGTACGAAACATCAACAAAGATTTTAAAAAAGCTGATTACGAAACTTTGTAAATAAATTTTAAATTAAGAAAAATTAAAACAAAAAAGAAAAAGCACCAAACATCAACAAAGATTTTAAAAACTGATTCCTAAAACTTTGTAAATAAATTTTAAATCAAGAAAAATTAAAACAAAAAAGAAAAAGCACCAAAAATCAACAAAGATTTTTAAAAAGCTGATTCTAGAAAATCGAAAAAGGAATTTTAGAGAAAAAATTGAATAATTAAAAACAACAAATAGCAACAACGTATATAATTAATTGCTGGTTCTCGCCTACATACGAAAATCCCTTGGGGGATTTTCTATTCCGCTTTTTTTTTACTAAATTTAGTCCCGAATCACGCAACAAATCATATACAAATCCGTTGTGTGTAATTTCCAAAAAAATCCGAAAAATGAAAAATATTATTACTCTTTTATTTATGTTAGTTTTAATTACTTCTTGCGGAAACAAAAAGATTGAGAAATTAAACAATAAAATATCTGAATTAGAAAAATTGAATAAGATATTATTGGACTCTTTGAGTAATAAGACTTATAACAGACTTATTAATTCAAACTTATGGGGAATATCTGAAAAGAATGATTTAATAATAAATAAGCCTAATAAGTTTAAATTTGTTTTTTCTTCTATTCAAAAATTACCAAAATACAATATTTATGCTGTAACAAAAAAAGGAGGCAAAAAATCAAGTACTTTGATTTATGAAAATTATACTGAGTCAGAGTTTGAGTATGATTTCATTCCTGAAAACAAAAAAGATAATTCATTTCAAATTCAAGCTTTATTTGCTTTAGATAGTATTCTTATTGAAATTCCTGGAAAAATTACAATGCCAATTAAATAGAAAACTATAATGGATAAGTGGGAATCAATAACTAAAAAAGAACTTTATTCAGATATTTGGAAAACTGAATCTAAATTAAAAGGAGAATATCTGAATTTTTGGAATCTAATTAGCATTAGTCCATAAAAATGGAATGAACCGTATTTCGGAAATGAAAGTCTTGGATTTTTGAGTTGTTGCAATTTTTGGTCGAAAAATAATATAGCACAATGATATTGGAGATTTAATATTTCAGACTATATTGAATATGGAAAAATAAACGGATATTATTCTAATCAAGATGAACTAAAAATATCAGTATTAAGACTATTTGAATTAATAACTTTTGGTAGAAATATTATTGGACAATCAGAACCATCAATAGAATTATAAAAAACTACACACAACAATGTGTATAAAAAATTGCGTAGTTTAGCGCTTAATCAAAGGTCGTTGCATTTTTGTTACGTCTGATTTTCCTTCGGAAAATCAGACGTAACAAAAATGCAGCTTTCCATACACAAAACCGTTGTAAAACATTTGTCTAAACTGAAAGGTCTTTTCCCTCAACCAAAAGTATCGTTCACTAAATAGAACTTTATTTTAATAATTATGAAAGATATATTTGAATAAACATTATATATGAAATTGAATACTTTTTTATTATTTGGAATTCTATTAATATTTAACAATTTATACTCTCAAGAGAATAATAGAGAAAAAATCTATTTTACATCTGACAATTTATCATTTATTCATTTATTACCTAATCAGAATTTTGGCTATACTTCATACAAAGGAGATTCAACTTTAATTTACTGGAATAAAAAGAAATGGAAAAGAGTTTTTTGTGGACCTTCATTTATAATCAATGAATTTGGTTCAGGAAAATACTCAATAGTTGCAAATAAAATACAATTGGATTTTATTAAACCTAAACATTCAATTGATAGTATTTCAATTAATGAAACAAAGAATATTACTGATTCTATAAAAGTTAAAATCACATTCAAATCTTACGTGAATTCAAAAAATAATGACGGAATCGGAATTGGAACTACAATAAAATCAAAGGACGATTTTATAAATATAAATACAATGTTTGAAGATTATACATCGTTCACAATAAACAAGAAAAAACTTCCTTTGAATTTAACAATAAACGAAAAGTATAATTTAGAAATATTAAGTGATAAAAATCAAGATATTACACTATTTGTTAATGACTTTAAAAAATTCACGACTGAAAATATTGAAAATAAAGTGTTTGAATTCAATACTCTGACTGAGCAACCGAATGAATAAAAACATTTTACAACAACATGTATAATTAATGTCTAGTTCTCGCCTACTTACGAAAATCCTCGCGGATTTTCTATTCGGTTTTTATTTGCTAAATTAGGTGCTTGAACACGCCACTAATCATACACAAAACCGTTGGGCAATATTATAGGAAACTACTAAATTCCGTTTTCAAGAGTTAAATTATTGTTACATATTTTGTCAGTAATTAAATTTATCGTTATTTTGTAACATAAAACTAATATTAAAATGGACACTACTGAAATAATCGGGACTAATATCAAAGAGTATAGAAAAGCTTTAGGATATAACCAAGACCATTTAGCGAATTACCTATCAATCTCTAGAGAACAAATTTCTAATTATGAACTTGGAAAAAGAGATGTCCCATATGAAAACATGGAAAAACTATGTAGTCTTTTCGGTATAGAACTAGAAGAGCTTTTAGAAGAAAATATAGATATTAAGAAAGCTAATCTTTCATTTGCTTTCAGAAGTAATGGCACAGATTCTGACATAAAAGCAATTGCCGATTTTAAAAAAATAGTTTTAAATTACATCAAAATCGATACATTAATTAATGATTTATAAAACACGAAAAAAAGCTACGGAGTTTAGAAATCAAAATGGGTATAGTAATTTAGAACCTATTGATTTAGAAAGCTTTCTCATTAAACTAAATGTAATTACTATATTTAAACCTTTGTCTCAAGATTTTTCCGGAATGGCTATTAAATCTAAAGACAAAAACTTTATGCTTATAAATTCTAATCATTCAATAGGGAGACAAAATTTCTCTATTTGTCATGAATTATATCATTTATACTTCGATCCAAATTTCACCCCACATAATTCAATTTCAGGAAAATTCGACAAAAGAACGAATGAATATTTAGCTGATATTTTCGCTTCTTACTTATTAATGCCAGATGATGCTATTTTAAATTTCATTCCTGATGAAGAATTAAAAAAAAATAAGATAAACTTAAAAACTATCCTAAAGACAGAACATTATTTCAAATGTTCAAGAACTGCTTTATTATTTCGCTTAAAAGAATTAAATGTTATTACAGATTCTAAATTTGAGGAATATAGACAGGATATTAAATTAAAAGCAAAACAAAACGGGTACTCTACTAAACTTTATGAACAAGGAAATGAAAACCTAGTAATTGGAGATTTTGGTTCAAAAAGCAGATATCTTTTTGAAAATGAAAAAATATCAGAAAGTCATTACTTAACCCTCTTAAATTCTATTGGTATAGATTTATTTAATGATTAACTTATGACTATTGATAAAAAAAAGAAAATAATCATTGATGCTGATATTATAATTCACTTTATCAAAGGAGATCAATTAGGTCTTTTATGCAGTGTTTTAGAGAATAAATTATACATCTTTAAAGAAGTATTTGACGAAGTCTTCAAAGGTCGTACTCGAACACAAATTGAAAATATGATTACATTCAAACAACTTGAAGAATTATCCATTAAAGCAGATATGAATGTATTTAGAGAATTTGCTAGACTAAAAAAAACTTATGGACCAGGAGAAAGTGCTTGCATGGCGTATTGTCGATTTAATAATGATGTACTTGCGAGCAGTAATTTAAAAGATATTAAAGCTTATTGTACAGAACATAAAATACAGTATTTAACAACAATGGATTTTATTTATATTGCCTTTTTAAATGGAAAAATGAACACTGTAGAATGTGATGATTTTATTTCAAAAGTACTTAAGAAAGGGAGTAAATTACCTTGTAAATCTATGCAAGAATATTTAACTAAATTTAAAAGTTAACATTGCCCAACACCGTATAAAATTAATTGCTAGTTCTAGCCTATTTACGAAAGTCCACGAGGACTTTCTATCTGTGATTTATTTGCTAACTTTAGTGCTTAAACAACGCAACTAATCTTATACAAACACGTTGGCAAAAACTGGTTGAAAGTCGCCAAAAAAACATAAGTTATTTAAATAAAGGTTTTGCTTAAAATTTGTGATTCAAAATTCTTTAATCTTATTACGTCGAAAAAACAAAAATTTAGAATATTGAAAACTCTCTCGCTCGTTAAAATTTGTAAAAATGGGAAAGTATTAGAATTTTAATAACAAGAATTTACTCAAACGCTGAAAAACCAAAATTGCGGAATTTAATAAAATACTGGAATTCTTACTCAAGTTCTGAATTTAGCAAGTTTGCGGAATTGAACAAATTGTGGAATTTTTACTCTTGTGAAAAATTGGAGCAAAATCCCAAAGTAAAAAATTAAACACTTTTAAAAGAAAAATTTAGAACTGTATCTTATAAAAAAAGGAAAATATTTTAAGAAGAAGTAGAAAATTATAGAAAAAATTAAGCGGAAATTAAAATACGCATTTGCCAACACCGTTTATAAAAAAATGCTAAATTAGTGCTTAACTAAAAGTTCGTTGCGTTTTTATGTACTTCTGATTTTCCGTTGGAAAATCCTCGCACACAAAACCGCAACTTTCCATAAACAAACTCGTTGGCAAAAACTAGTTGAAAGTCGCCAAAAAAACATAAGTTATTTAAATAAAGGTTTTGCTTAAAATTTGTGATTCAAAATTCTTTAATCTTATTACGTCGAAAAAACAAAAATTTAGAATATTGAAAACTCTCTCGCTCGTTAAAATTTGTAAAAATGGGAAAGTATTAGAATTTTAATAACAAGAATTTACTCAAACGCTGAAAAACCAAAATTGCGGAATTTAGTAAAATACTGGAATTCTTACTCAAGTTCTGAATTTAGCAAGTTTGCGGAATTGAACAAATTGTGGAATTTTTACTCTTGTGAAAAATTGGAGCAAAATCCCAAAGTAAAAAATTAAACACTTTTAAAAGAAAAATTTAGAACTGTATCTTATAAAAAAAGGAAAATAATTTAAGAAGAAGTAGAAAATTATAGAAAAAATTAAGCGGAAATTAAAATACGCATTTGCCAACACCGTTTATAAAAAAATGCTAAATTAGTGCTTAACTAAAAGTTCGTTCCGTTTTTATGTACTTCTGATTTTCCGTTGGAAAATCCTCGCACACAAAACCGCAACTTTCCATAAACAAACTCGTTAGCACACATTTGAGAAAAACTATGAGAATATTAATAATCTTAACTTTGATTTTCGGAATTAATTCTTGCACAGCGCAATCTGAATTGGAAAAACAACTAATCGGAAAATGGATTTTGGTTGCGGAAACGGACTCTTTTCCTGACGATATTGAGCCACTTACGGAAAATGATTCTAAATCGGAATCTGACTCAAAAACCGAATTGGAAACCACTCTGACTTTTAATAAGGACAAAACAATATTTATTAACCAAATGGGAAATGAATATGATGCGACTTATAAATTGACTGACTCAATTCTGACTATTGGAAATCGGAATTATATTCTGATTGAAGTTGACAAAAAGAAACTGATTTATAAAAATGAAGGAGGACTTTTTGACAAACATTATGAATATAAAAAGATGGAATAAAAATAAAAACGTGTGCTAACACCGTGTATAATTAATTGCTTGGTTTTAGCCTACTTGCGAATATTCCTGCGGAATATTCACGGGTTCGTGAAAGTTTGCTAAATTAGTTGCTTAACCACGCAACTAACCATACACAAAACCGTTAGTTTTCATTGCTCAGAAAAAATGAGAATATTAAAGAAAAAAGAGAATTATTGAGAATGTTTTTGAATAATTAAAAATCAATAAATCGTAAATTTTTAAACTCATAAAAAACGCTGTTTTGCATAAATCTAAAAAAAGAATATTTAGAGTTTTAAAGAAAAAGTTTAGAAAAAAACTAACAAATTGAAAATCTTTAAACTCGTGAAAAATTGCTGGTTTGACTAAATCCAAAAAAGAATATTTAGAATTTTAAAGAAAAAGTTTAATGAAATATAACAAATTTTGAATTTTAAACTCGTGAAAAAAAACTGTTTTACGTGAATCTAAAAAAGAATGTTTAGAATTTTAAAGAAAAAATCAAACATAAACAAATCTTGAATTTTAAATTCTTGAAAAACTTAGAAACGCAAAAAAACGTGCTTATAAAAATGTTTCGCAACGAAAAACTAACAACGTATATAATTAATTGCTGGTTCTCGCCTACATACGAAAATCCCTTGGGGGATTTTCTATTCCGATTTTTTTTACTAAATTTAGTCCAAAATAACGCAACAAATCATATACAAATCCGTTGGCAATAATTAAAATATGAATCATCTAAAAGATAAAATTTTTGAACTTCAAGAGAAACTTCAGTTTATAAATAATGAGTGGAAACCTGAAATAGTAAGCGAAGTCTATTCTAAATTACTTTTATACATTGAAAAGTATTTCCCAGAAAACAGACCTAGTTTTTTAAAAACCATTGACAGTATATCTTTAAGTTTTGATAACGAAAGTGATTATTATCTTGCAATTAGAGAATTAAACAACGCTCTTTCTACTATTCTTGAGTACATTGAACTAGAAAGTATTGAGGGCTCAAATTTTCAATCTGAATACAAAGAAACTCTTAAAGAAATTGAAAAAGAAAGAGATAATATTCAAAAAGAGGCAAATGAAATTAAATCCTTAAGAGAAAAATTAAATTCTGAACAAGCAAGAATTTCAGAAGAGGAAAAAAAATTCAATGTATTTAAATCAAAGCTTGAATTAGCTGATAAAAATATTGATTTTCAATTAGTCGCTAAAAAGAATCGTAACTCTGCTATAATTTGGCTTGTTATTGGAATTGCTTTATTGATATTTATTATTATTTCAGTTCATTCCTATTCTAAAGATTTTAGTTTAGTTTCAAGTGTATTTAAATCAGAGGATTTAACCCAAGTAAAACCTTTTAATGAAAATCTGAAATCTGAAACAATTAATTTTTATTACATAATTATTTTTAAAGCAATAACTCTAAAAATATTCTATTTATCACTTTTAATATTTGCAGTTAAAAAATGCTTTTCAAATTATAGCTCACTAATGCATAATTACATTATAAACAGTCATAAATCCAATGCATTAAAAAGCACTTTAAGTCTTTTAGACACAGCTAAAACTGAAGATGGTAATGATAAATTATTAGTACAAGCAACCCAAGCTATTTATTCCCATCAACAAACTGGTTATGAAAAAAATAAAGAAGGAAGCACTGAAAAAAGTGAAATTAACACAGTAATTGAAAGTATTGTTAAGAAATAACTATTGCCAACATCGTATATAATTTATTGCTTAGTTCTAGCCTACTTACGAAAATCCTCGCGGATTTTCTATTCGGTTTTTATTTGCTAAATTACGTGCTTAACCACGCAACAAACCATATACAAACACGTTGGCAAAAACTGGTTGAAAGTCGCCAAAAAAACATAAGTTATTTAAATAAAGGTTTTGCTTAAAATTTGTGATTCAAAATTCTTTAATCTTATTACGTCGAAAAAACAAAAATTTAGAATATTGAAAACTCTCTCGCTCGTTAAAATTTGTAAAAATGGGAAAGTATTAGAATTTTAATAACAAGAATTTACTCAAACGCTGAAAAACCAAAATTGCGGAATTTAATAAAATACTGGAATTCTTACTCAAGTTCTGAATTTAGCAAGTTTGCGGAATTGAACAAATTGTGGAATTTTTACTCTTGTGAAAAATTGGAGCAAAATCCCAAAGTAAAAAATTAAACACTTTTAAAAGAAAAATTTAGAACTGTATCTTATAAAAAAAAGGAAAATAATTTAAGAAGAAGTAGAAAATTATAGAAAAATTAAGCGGAAATTAAAATACGCATTTGCCAACACCGTTTATAAAAAATTGCTAAATTAGTGCTTAACTAAAAGTTCGTTCCGTTTTTATGTACTTCTGATTTTCCGTTGGAAAATCCTCGCACACAAAACCGCAACTTTCCATAAACAAACTCGTTGGGTGTAATTAAAAAATGAAAATATTTAACGACTTTATAAATTTTTATAATAATCAAAATTCAGAAAAATGGAATTTTGCGGAAAATTATGTTCCAGAAATTTTTGAATCAAAATTTATTGTTCATTGGATTTATGGAATAATTGAAAATTTTCCATTCGAGAAATATCCTTTAAAAAACGAAACATTTGAAGACCAAAACAAACGAGTGAAAATTGAAAAAGAATTTAATGTTTTACTTAAAAAAGAGGAACTGTATAAACCTGTTTCAATTAAATTTTTATCAGAAAAATTCAATGTAGAATACTCACAGAAAACTGTTGAATTAATTCCTGAAAACCCTGGAGTTCATTATTTAGAAAACTTAAGCATAAATAAACTTAAAGAATCTCTTGAGAGGCTGAAAGAAAAGTCAAAACTGAATTTGTTAATTTATGAAAACGAAGAATATAATTATCGAATTGAAGAAGTACAAAGAGAATATGAAAATATCGGTTTGGAAAAATATTTTGAAATACAGGAATTATATGGTTTTCAATTAGACACTTGTCTTTTCGAGGAAAATTTAAACTGGTGTTTAGTAACGGCTGAAGATGTACCAATTCTATTAGGTTGCAAAAAAGATTTGGAATCTGAAATT from Polaribacter sp. ALD11 includes the following:
- a CDS encoding helix-turn-helix domain-containing protein, whose amino-acid sequence is MDTTEIIGTNIKEYRKALGYNQDHLANYLSISREQISNYELGKRDVPYENMEKLCSLFGIELEELLEENIDIKKANLSFAFRSNGTDSDIKAIADFKKIVLNYIKIDTLINDL
- a CDS encoding ImmA/IrrE family metallo-endopeptidase, coding for MIYKTRKKATEFRNQNGYSNLEPIDLESFLIKLNVITIFKPLSQDFSGMAIKSKDKNFMLINSNHSIGRQNFSICHELYHLYFDPNFTPHNSISGKFDKRTNEYLADIFASYLLMPDDAILNFIPDEELKKNKINLKTILKTEHYFKCSRTALLFRLKELNVITDSKFEEYRQDIKLKAKQNGYSTKLYEQGNENLVIGDFGSKSRYLFENEKISESHYLTLLNSIGIDLFND